TCAGAAGGCATTCACATTTCGCGTGCCTTAtcacctcctcctgctccgcATGATATTCTCTTCCGTTCATTACTACCACTTTTCCCCAGAGGCAGAGGGAATCCTGTGCCGTGGGTCGTGGCTTGGTGCACCACCCCCTACCGCACACGGCATATCCCTTGGGTTTATCCTCCTGCGCGGTGCCGGACGAACCGTACCACCTCCAACGTGCGAAGTTGGCACAAGGTGACAAGGGACAGACGATTCCTTTTCCTTCCAAGACCCAAGGGTCGTCGTCAGACAGTGGCACGGTGGACTGTAGCGCGCGACTGCGTGTGTGGTGCAGCTGAGTAGTTGGATTGGTTGGAGTAGATAAGATAAGTTGGTGCCCTTATTGGcctctcttttatttttgggtCCAACTGTGCATGCAGGGAACGAATATGATACCTGAgcaactaaacagctacggctccaAAATCGGCTGTTGCACTTAGGGTCCAATTTAACGGAGGTCTAACGGAAGCTGGTATTCGCGGCACGGCTCATGTTGATGCGGGCATGCGGCAACGGAGACGAAGGGGGCATTTGATCCAGCTTTAAatacctgtcacatcaaatgtgtAGATACTAAtgagaagtattaaatgtagattatttataaaattcattacacatatggagattaaacggtgagacgaatctattaaacctaattagttcatgatttgataatgtgctgctacagtaaatatttgctaatgatgaattaattaggtgtaatagctcgtctcgccgtttagccttcatctgtgcaattagtttttaatttacttatatttagtcctcctaatcaacctctaaatatttaatgtgatacggattaaactttagctcgagtaACAAACGTCCTGGAGTCAGGAACATGATCATTGTGACAAGTCCTATGAAAGACAAAAACCAAGTTACCGCTATTAGCAGGTCTCTGAGTGCAGATTAAGCCCGGTCGACTTGTGGCTCCTGATTCCGTGGACCACGGCCTCGCACTGCACTGGAGTCAAGACCCCACCCGCAACATCGATCCAAGCAACGGCCCCCGCAGAGACATCAGACATGTTACCTACCTGGACAGTGGACATCTGGGTGGCGCCCGTCGGCTCGTCCCCAGCCGAAAGGTAGGCTCCGTTTTCTTCTActgatttatttttagcacccatcacatcgaatgtttagatattaattaggagtattaaacgtagactatttacaaaatccattacataagacaaatctaaacggcgagacgaatctattaaacctaattagtccatgatttgacaatgtgttgctacagtaaacatttgctaatgatggattaaggcctggtttggttcgtttgcttatttttaagcacccgtcacatcgaatgtttagatactaattaagagtattaaacgtagactatttacaaaatccattacataagtggaggctaaacggcgagatgaatctattaagcctaattagtccatgatttgacaatgtgttgctacagtaaacatttgctaatgatggattaattaggcttaataggttcgtctcgccgtttagcctccacttatgtaatgggttttgtaaatagcctacgtttaatactcctaattagtatctaaacattgatgtgacacttgcttaaaaataagcaaagggaaccaaacgccccctaattaggcttaatagattcgtctcgccgtttagattcatcttatgtaatgggttttgtaaatagtccatgtttaatactcctaattagtatctaaacattcgatgtgacgggtgctaaaaataagtcagtggaagaaaacgcccccgtAGTACGAGGCTGCGGAGGACGCACGCATGGGCCACACGCCACGCTTCCCAGAATATTCTTTTCTGCTTTGCTACTCTCCGTCTCTCCGTAAGAGTTAGGTATAGTTCCACAACAAACTAATCTGGATCATTATTTCATTAAAGAATAAGCTGGATAATTATCTAAAACAATCAAGTGCAGGGATTTGGCGTGGATCCGTAGATTGCGTTGAATCATCTCCTGATGGATGGCGACTCATACACTTGTTTTATGTCGTGTCACTAGTTTTTCTCCTCCAACAATCTCAAGAGCTAAAGTAGATAGCTAGCTAGATAGATAAACATTTGCATGATTTACATATATAATATGTTTGTTCACGCTTTTATACGCAaatatgaatatatatatatatgacgaTCGACCTCTTTGGCCTGGGCCGTTTTTCCCGTTTTGCTTTTGATGATATGTGTATGTAGGTATGTCTAAGTTTGACTGCACATATACATATGAGAAATGAATAACAGTAGTGATCATAGCCTGGTTACAAGTTCTAGCAGTAGTGATCATTGGCTTGATCTCATCCATGGAAAACTAATTAACACCGCGGGATCAACTAACCCTGGTCAGGAttatattctttttttcctgCTGCACACATTTGtggttctttaggagctcctaaaattcttgtcacattgaatatttagatactaattagaagtattaaatattgattaattataaaactaattgcacgaggctaatttgcgagacgaatctattaagcataattagtccatgatttgacaatgtggtgctacagtaaacatgtgctaataatgaattaattagatttaatagattcatctcgggaattagcctccatctgtgtaattagttttataattagtacATGTTtcatcctcctaattagcctccaaatatttgatgtcacatgaattttagtccgaactaaaatACAAACACCCCTAACCATTCTCCCCTGCGCCTCGCGTGCCCTATCACCTGACACCTCTGCAGCTTCGAATGATATTCCctgcttccctttcttcttcctcgaatAATCCTGCCGCACGGCATATCCTCCGTTTATCCTCTACGGTGCCGGACGAACCGTACTACTGGCGCATCTGCTTCTGCTGCAGCTTTGTTCTGGCCTTTCGAGCTCTCTTGGTTCGCAAGCGACCCGGTAGAAGAATCCGCACGAGAGGTTGGCAGAGGGAGAAGATTGTTCATCCCCTCCTTGGAAGCTTCGTGCGCCAATCGATCGGCACGCGAATCTGACTGTTGCGCGTGCTGCGTTTTGTGGGGGTGGTGGTTGTTGCTTCAGTGCTTTGCTTGTGTTGCCGTTCCGCGTTTCCAAAGGCTGATACGTCCTTGCTCTTATTGGAGTCTCTTTTCAGTCCTATATAGTGTGCAGAGAATATGATGCTTAGCTGAGCAACTTTATTGGCTCCAATCCGCTATCGGCACACGTATTGAACTGATGCGTTCTCTCAAACTGTTTCAGCCATGCGATTTACCAAGGAATTGACGTTCAAAAACCCTTTCCCTTTTGTCCAGGAGAAGCTTGCCATTTGCCCGGGTGTTGACGTATTGTGCAAGTACCTGCAGTAGTCAGTAGTGGCCGAGCCATCTCCGAGTCCGCAGGCGCGTCATATCAAAAGGCGAGTGGTGCTTGAACTTTTGTTTTGCGCATTCTACTTTCCTGCCTTTCTGTTCGAGGCGATCGAGCACCGTTTTGATATTTTTAGCAGAGCCGGGACAACAATGCCACTACGGATCGGAGGTATTCCAAAAGCCCAGTGCTCAGACACAGATTTTCACGGCTCTAGCAATTAGCAGGCACAGCAAAACCAGATGCTTACTATAAGAATTAACACACTGGAACGCCAGGGACAAATTCAGACAGATCGAGAATTACACAGTATCGTCATTGTATGAGTTGTACACATTATTACAGTCCAAGTAGCACAATGTTCTAAGTCAAGCGAGGGCTCGATGACCAAAGAGGCAAAGACACACGCACATACACATATAAAAAAGAACAGAAAGACATAAAAGCACGCGTACATGCATGCAACATAGAGATTTCTGGTTTGTATTTGCAGACATGCTAAGTACATTACGTACCGCTAACAGCAGAAGCAGATTTAGGTAGACAACTCAGCTAACAAATGGCCCCATGATGGTGCGAATTTTGATGGAGCACGGACTAAGTTATCGTCAcgtcacctcacctcacctagCATAATACTGACTTCCTGGGTTCATGGGAAGGATCTCACCTTCCTGTGTAGGGTACCCACTAGTATAATCTTCTATTGTTTCAAAGTTGGCAGGTGGTGTTCCCCCAAGAAGGCTTTGACTACTCTCCCTCTCTGCTTCGAGCTGTGCCCAAGGATGCAGAGAAAGCTTCCTCAGTCTGCCAAGCTCGTCGGCGACCTCTTTCATGGACGGTCTGTTAGTGCCACACATGTCCAAGCATTGCTTGGCCAGCTCTGCAAGCCCCCTGATCAATTCAGCGCTTTCTTGCCCCTTAAGGTGGCTCGGCAAAACCGCATCAAGATTATTCTGTTTCATGGCTACCAAGAAGCTTGACGACAAGCTTTTTTGCGTCTCAGGCCCGTCTAGTTTAAGTGGCATCTGGCCAGTGAGAACCTCCAGAACAATAACACCAAAACTGTAAACGTCGCTTTTATCTGTCAGTTGGCATGTCTGCATGTATTCAGGGTCAAGGTAGCCACAGGTACCTTGAACCATTGTAACGTACTGATCTTCATCGGATGGAGCTAGTACGGAGGCTCCAAAGTCAGACACTTTCGCTGCGTAATTGCCGTCAAGAAGGATGTTGGCGGTCTTCACGTCACCGTGGATGATTGGGGGAGATGCGTATGAGTGTAGAAAGCTAAGTCCTTCAGCTGCTTCATGAACAATCCTCAGTAGAGTGTTGAAAGAAATTTGCAATGCCTTGTTCTTCCCATGGATTAGCTCAAACAATGTGCCATTTGAGATAAATTCATACACCAACATTGGAATTTCCACCTCAAGGCAACATCCTACGAGTTTGACAATGTTCTTGTGATTGACCTGAGAGAGTATCAGCATTTCTTGACCAAATTCTTTCTTTTGCCTTTCATCAATCATCACACATCGCTTGATCGCAACAGGCACGTTATCCTTAACTATCCCTTTGTACACCATCCCATGGCCTCCCTTTCCAATTATTGTACTATTATCGTAGTTGTTTGTGGCATGTATAAGTTCAGCTTCTGTAAATATCTTGAAAGCAAGGCCTTTTTCTAACTTCATCCTCTCAAACAGAATCATGCCTCCATGTTGGCGAAAATGCTCTTTCTTGACTTTGGTCAATTTTCTCTTTTGAAGGATCATGTATCCGGAGAAGCAGAAAACCATGAGAACAAAAAAGCCGATTGTAACTCCTGCGCAAAGAATATCAGATAAGAGCACTACCAAGAAACCTTTTTGCTTCCCTTCTTATAGAGTTTGTAGCTTAATAAGCTCATAGTGTTACCTATTATTAAGCCGGTATCAGGGTCACATGCATTTTTAAGCTTGGAAAGCTTCCTTCCTGCTCGACAAGAACACTGGTAATGTCCTACTGTGTTTGTGCACACACCTCCTGAAGGGCATGGGCTGTTATTGCACTCATTAACATCTGCAGTAAGGTGAGCAAAGCTGATAACGATTAAGAACAATGTTTAGAGATTGAATGTTGTACAAAGATATTGTAACTTTTAGCACACTTGGTACCATGGCAGCCATCAGCAAGATACGGATTGCCTTCGTAGCCTTGGGAACAATTGCACGCATAGCCCGGCCCGTTGGTGGATTCCACACACGCGCTGTTTCTGCTGAGGCACGCGTAGGTGCCTGTTTTGTTTTGCTTGGCCATCTCACATGACATCGACCCATTTCTTATAGCCCAGTCCAACACCGAGGGTGCCATCCCGTTGCGAGTGTCATTGAACTTGGTTGTGCTGATGTATGCGGTGCTGAAGTTGAATGCTGCTGCCTCCATCAGGGCAGCGTAGCTGCACCGGTTAAACGTCCATATTTTGCTTGTGTTGAAACCCCTGTCGAAGCCAACGCGGTAATAGTCCATGCCTTTCGGTATCGCCGTCTGGCAGCAGCCTATGCCGGAGCAAGAGCCGTTTGTTACGTACGACAGGTTGCTGCAGGTGGAGACGCACCCACTCTGGTAGCTCGTGCCGTTCATGTGGGAGATGTAGGCGAGGGTGTTACACCCAATGACGGTGAACTTGTTGTAGACGTCTGAGAAACGGTAGGTTGCATTGCTCGCGTTGACCCATTTCCCGCTGAAGTCCATGCGCCCCGAGGAGGTGTTGTAGCAGTGTGTCGCTATGGGGAGGAGCACACGAACCGTGGCAGAGATCAAGGAAATGTTCAGCAACTCCGCTTTACCAATGAATGGCTTGGAGGTGCGACCTTGTACCTTGCAGCTGACGTTGAAGCCGCTTGACAGCGAGCAATTGTCGCCGATGCCAAACGGGTAGGGAATGTCAACGCCGCCGCACTGACTTTGGCATTGAGGGCTACGAACTGCAGTAACCGGGGCATGACGTGCTGCCAACAGAAGTAAAAGGCCAAGGCCAAATTGTAGAAAGCGCACTTCCATCCTCCTCATCAGCTGGGTAACTAGAAAGTAGAAACCATGATATTGCAACGTTCAGCTTAATCGGTGGACCTTATATTAGCTGTGCTTTAATTTGTGTAGTTGGCTAGTTGTACACTTTGAAAAAAAAGTTAAATTATGCAGGGTCGTGGTGGATTAGGAACGATCACGTGATTTAAATTAAAGCTCAAGCGAATGCCTAGATAAGAAGCCTGGTTCAGTGAAGAATCATTGTTCTAGAGCTGGTTTAATTTTGTAGAGAGAGACTGGCCATCAGACAACATAAATAGTGCAGGACAATGTTGGAAATACATACGAGTATTCCTCTCGTTTGCCTAGCATCTACAAAATGTCAAGAATGCAGATAAATGGACTAAAAGGAAAAATTAAAGGGACTGACAGAATCAGTAATTAAGTGGGCCTGAAGTAGCAAGGAGATGTATGTACCTTTGGATATGTTGTTGACAGATCTGTCTTCCCCAGGACGTAGAGAACACCGAACCTTTGGATATTGCTTAGTAATGCTTGTTTAACACAAGCAAACACCAGCTGTGTAGATTGTGCGTATATGAAGAGCATGCCTCGCTCGCCGTAGAGGACATGTATAAGTATACACATGAGAAAGACCGAGTCTTACCAGAACGTGCATGGTAACCGTGCCTTCGACCATTTATTTGCATCTCCCTAACTACTCGGCTGGAAGAAATCAACAGGCACGTGCCAACGCTTGGGTGGACCGGCACTGATCAAAAATAGCGCGAGCACAATCACCAGCCTTGCGCTATTTTTTATCAGTCAAGATAACTCTAATCTCACTggaagtttcatagaggttttatgcacattaaatacggtgacataTCAgtatatgtgatgacatggcatggtagttatgaagtgagagagggaaggagtttcatcaggatgaaactgtgtatacactgtttccaagactatgaaacctattgaaacttgcattgggggctatagagttttatttcatctaaccatgtccaatcacatgcctcacaattaaatgtcatgggcatcccatgaaatcgtgaaatgaaactgtgcactgggacttcCTGTTTCATTTATAAGAATACACCTTATAGGATGAGGTGGCATTCTTGGAAACAGTGCGATGAAACCCAACGACTAGCCTAGGACAGCAGCCTAGCTTTTAAAATTACAATGCAGAACGAGGACTTCACAAATCTGAGACTGCGACCTCACACTTTTGTGATGCGCAAACTCCCATGTTGATTGCTTTCCGCAGCGCGTGTTCTGAATCATTGAAAGTTCCATCGTGGCGGCATGGCCCCGCGTCCCGGCTCGGGCGGCGTACCAACCCGTCGCCACCAGGCCCTCCCCCACCCACTCCCAGacctcccgccgccggagcttgaCGCCGGAAGCCCTGCGGAGGGCAAagaaggcggcggcagggaccTTTCTTCTTCCCGGCCTATGGTGTGAAGATCCCGGGTGCGGCCTATGGAGAGGCCGCACAGGCTGGTGGCCGGGGCTGTAGATCTGGCCCCGTTGTAGCCTTGTAGGCGGATTCGGTGTTTCCCTGCCTGGATCTGCGGTCCTCGCGTCTGGAGCTGCTCGCGCGGGGGAAGGGGGGGACTGTGCGTTCTCTTGGCGGCGGGGTCGATGAGCTCGGCTCATGGATTTGGTGTGGCAGGGCTCGCGTGCGTGGCCGGCCTGGGCAGCGCACTCACCGGCAGTCGAGAGGAGTGGAGACCGCCAATGTGGCTGCTCAATGTGGATGCCGCCCGGATCTACGATCGGCGTTGACACCGCAATTGGTGGCGACTGTGCACGGCGACGGCCGCGCGCGTGGCGAGGACGCGGATCTGCGCTGCTTGGATGTGTGGTGGTGGCGCAACCGAGGGTGGTCTGCGCAGGACTCGCCAGCGACACCATGGTGGTGTGGCTGGCACCGGCCTGCGCGGGTGCGCGCCAGCGGCGCCATGGAGGCATGGCTAGGGGCGTCGGGCCACCTTGCTTGTGGTGCAGGCGTTTGCGGAGACGGCGGGCGTGGTGCCGGCGGTTGCTGTGACGGTGGCCGCGAGTTGAGGCACGACGGTGTTGAAGGAGCCCGTGCTCGGTCCATGACGGCGATCGGGTGGTCGGAGTTGCTAGTTCTAGGCCAGGAGTGCGTGGACGATGGCTCGGCATGGATGTGGTGGCGGTCGTGCGTGCGGTGCGCGGCGGATAGTTTTTCCTTGGGGGCGTTGGAGCTGCGAGGGCTGTGGGCCACATAGTAATTGGCAAGCATGAGCTCGCATGCGGTCAAAAAAAATGCTATATGTATGTAATTACATTTGCTaaataagttattttttaaaaaagaataatCTCCTATGCTAATAAATTGTTGACATACGTGTCCTAGACTTCTATCAGCTTGATAGGCACGTGCCGCGGATGCACGAGTTATCCTCCGGCCATTTCATCGGATCAAAGGACCGCAGAACTACACGAGGACATGGTCGTTTGTTCGTAGGAGAATTACACGAGGAAGCACATGGTTGTTCTCAAAACAAAAAGGGGGACGAGCACATGGTTCTTGACCAAACATTAGCTAGCTGTCCCGGGCATATATATGGACTTCCTTTCTATGGACAAGTGGTGGATAAAAGATATACTAGCAACAACTTCCACGTCGATGACCTGCAACTTGTTGTCTTGTTGACACTCTGTGTGCAAGCGCACGGCCGCGTGAGTCGTGACACTTCCCCGCAATATGTGAGCGTCGGCCTCGCGGTCGTGAGGTGGACGGTTGGGCTGAACACGCAAAAACAAACAAGTACGCTAGCCTATAATATACGGAGTAGATTGCAAATTTGTAGTTGCAGGCATGTTGAGTAGAAACACACGATACATACATCGGGGAAACAGATTCACATAGACAGAGGGTTTTTAAAGAGTATACAAAGCTTTGTCTGCCTGTGTTAAACAGATTAGTTAGCAACTCAGCTAGACAATTCAGAAAACATGTTTTAGCCACCTCATCTCGCATAATACGAACTTCTCGAGTTCATAGGAACGTTCTCACCTTCCTGTGTAGGATACCTGGTAGTACCAGTTCCGATTTCAAAGCTAGAAGTTGATGCTGCACTAAGCAGGCTTCGAGTCTCCTCTGTTTCTAGCTGTACCCAAGGATGCAGCGGCAGCTTCCTCAATCGGCCGAGCTCGTCGGCAATTTCCTTCATGGTTGGCCTGTTGGTGCCACACATGTCGAGGCATTGTTTCGCTAGTTCTGCAAGCCCTCTGATCAATTCACTGCTCTCTTGCCCCTTTATGTGGTTAGGCAAAATCGCATTAAGATTGTTCTCCTTCATAGCGAACAAGAAATTTGATGATAGGCTTCTTTGCGTCTCAGGTCCGTCCAACTTCAGAGGTTCCTGGCCAGTGAGGACCTCCAAAGAACAACACCGAAGCTGTAGACATCGATTTTCTCTGTCAGTTGGCATGTCCTTATGTATTCAGGGTCAAGGTAGCCACAAGTACCTTGAACCATTGTGACATATTGGTCTTTATCAGATGGAGCTAGTATGGAGGCTCCAAAATCTGACACTTTTGCCATGTAATTACTGTCAAGAAGTATGTTGGCACTCTTCACATCGCCATGAATGATTGGAGGAGATGCATATGAGTGCAGGAAATTGAGTCCCTCAGCTGCTTCATGAGCAATCCTTAAGAGGCTGCTGAAAGAGATTTGTAATGCTTGGTTCTTGCCATGGATAAGTTCAAACAGTGTGCCATTTGGGATGAACTCATAGGCTAACATTGGAACTTCCACCTCAAGGCAACAATCCACTAGTTTGACAATGTTCTTGTGATTGATTTGGGATAGTATCAGCATTTCTTGACCAAATTCCTTCTTTTGCCTTTCATCGATAAGTGCACATCGCTTAATTGCGATAGGCATGTTGTCTTTGACCATCCCTTTGTATACAGTCCCATGCCCTCCTTTTCCAATTATTTTGTTCTTATCGTAGTTGTTTGTGGCATGTATAAGTTCAGCTTCTGTAAATACCGTGAAAGCAAGACCTTTTTCTGATTTCATCCTCTCAAACAAAAACATGCCTCCATGCAGTCGAAAATGTTCCTGCTTCACTTTGTTCAGTTTTCTTCTTTGGAGGACCATGTATCCACAGAACGAGAAAGTCATGAGAACAAGAAAGCCGACCGTAACTCCTGCATAGCAACATTAAATGGGAGATGTTTGAAAACttccttttgatttttttcGTGTGTGTGATCACAAACCATTTATATATGAGTCTACACATCGTAATAAGAAATCATGTTTAGAGTAGTGTTGTTATTTGATATTTCGTATATGGGATGAGAACTTAGTAGTGTAGCTAGCGGATTGCGTTACCTATTATTAGGCCTGTATCAGCGTCACATGTTCTGTTTTGCTTAGAAAACTTCCTTCCTGATCCACATGAACACCGGTATCCTCCTACTGTGTTGTGGCAGATGCCGCCTGAAGGGCATGATGAGCTATCCTCACATTCATTGTAATCTGCAGTAAGATGAGAAGAACCAAGCTCAGTAAATACACAATTTAGTGGTCAGAGCGAGAGCTCATTAGAGGAGAGACCGAAGATAATATCTCAGAACAAAGTTGAATTAGTACCTTGGTATCCACCTGGAAGATAAGGGTTGCCTTGGTAGCCTTTGGAGCAGCTGCACACGTACCCTGGCCCGTTGGGTGAATCTGCACACTCGCTGTTAGTGCTGAGGCATGCATAGGTGCCCGTCTTGTTCCGCCTGGCCACCTCACACGAATTCTCATTTCTTATGGCCCATTCTAGAACCATGGGTACCTGCCCAACATTTGTGTCGTTGAACTTGGTCGTGTTGATGTACGTGGTGCTGAAGTTGAACGTCGCCGCCTTCATGAGTACAGCATAGTtgcacctccacctccggcttGAGTTGGCACCGATCTGGAAGCCGAACTGATAGGTGCTTATCCTTCTTGGTATCGCCGTTTGGCAGCAGCCTATGCCTGAGCAGGAGCCGTTTGTCAGGTCAGACAGCTTGCTGCACGTCGAGATGCACCCGGTCAGATAGCtctggctgttgctgctgttgtcaCTGTCAGCGATGTATCCGATTGTGTTGCACCCGATGACGATGAACTTGTTTTGGATGTCTGAGAACCGTAGGGGGTATCCCTTGCGTCGACCCCCCACAAATGATCCTCCATTTGCCCGGAGGCGTTGTAGCAGTATGTCGCAATGTTGTTGAGCACCCGGATCGTGCTACTGGTCAGTGAAGTATCGAGCAGTTCCAAGTCATCACTGTCTACGATTATGAATGGCTTGGAGACGCCGTCTTCTTGTACCTTTCAGCTGATGTTGAAGTATGGTGCCAGTGAACACTCCAAGCCGATGCCGAACGGGTACTGTATCTCAACATTTCCGCACTTCCTTTGGCATTGAGGACTAGGAAGCGCAACGGTGGGGGCATGTTGTGTCGCTACTAGCAGAAGTAGAAGAACATTGCCAAGATGCAGGAAGTGCACTTCCATCCTCCTCTGCTGAATAACAAGAAAGCAGAAACCATGGTATCACAACGTTCAGCTTAATCGGTGGAGACAATATTCTTACACCTAAGTTGTGCTTTGTGTAGTTCTACACTTAAAAAAGTACGAATATGCACGCTTAAAAAAACATGCGGAGAATTGTTCATATAGGTGAGCTGTGAGAGCAAACAGAAGATGAAATATATATGATTTAAAGCTGGGTTGGCGGACAGTGGCTATTGCAAGGTAGGCAAAGGTAGTGTCTTGGAAATATATGAGTATTCGTCTCATTTGTCTGGTATCTGAATGGTGTAGATCAACCTTCGCAAATACTAATTGAACTAAAATGGAACAGGGACTGATAAAAAAAACTGTGGAGGATAAGTTCAGTAAATTGACCTGAAGTAGCAAGGGGAAAAAATTCAGTTTTTGTTGAATGGAATATGTACCATTGGAGGATTTAGCGTTGCCGAGAGGCCTATCTTTCCCAAAGACGCCGATAACGCTGAGCCTTTATTTGGAGATGCTCAGGTAACATTCTAACAAAAGCAAAGCACTCCTATGCTGTGGATGTCGTATATATAAGATCGAAGAGCGTATCTCGCATGAAGAGGTTTGTCGGGAACGATGCAACACATAAGAGACCGAGTCTTAGGGCTGCTAATGGTTTGGTCTCAAACTAAGTGGTTTGGTTTTCTTAATTGGTTTAAATTGATTTGGTTGATAATGGGGTGAGATATATAATGGTTAAGTTTGGTTTGGTTTAACGATTGACATGGTTTGGTCCAATTAGAATTGGTTTGATTAATTCAAAATATTCAATAATGAGAAAATTAGTATGGCTATATTTGTGACCTATCGTCAAAAGCTGAACCTTAAAATTTAAATCTCGTGTTCAtaccttaaaattttaacaaATTTAACTGAGATTTATTGGAGATATCTCAGAATGACAGTCAGCAACTTCGTGTAGATTCGCATGCCTAGATCAACATGTGGGATCCATGTCGAAAGCcagaccctaaaac
This portion of the Setaria viridis chromosome 7, Setaria_viridis_v4.0, whole genome shotgun sequence genome encodes:
- the LOC117865597 gene encoding wall-associated receptor kinase 5; the encoded protein is MEVRFLQFGLGLLLLLAARHAPVTAVRSPQCQSQCGGVDIPYPFGIGDNCSLSSGFNVSCKVQGRTSKPFIGKAELLNISLISATVRVLLPIATHCYNTSSGRMDFSGKWVNASNATYRFSDVYNKFTVIGCNTLAYISHMNGTSYQSGCVSTCSNLSYVTNGSCSGIGCCQTAIPKGMDYYRVGFDRGFNTSKIWTFNRCSYAALMEAAAFNFSTAYISTTKFNDTRNGMAPSVLDWAIRNGSMSCEMAKQNKTGTYACLSRNSACVESTNGPGYACNCSQGYEGNPYLADGCHDVNECNNSPCPSGGVCTNTVGHYQCSCRAGRKLSKLKNACDPDTGLIIGVTIGFFVLMVFCFSGYMILQKRKLTKVKKEHFRQHGGMILFERMKLEKGLAFKIFTEAELIHATNNYDNSTIIGKGGHGMVYKGIVKDNVPVAIKRCVMIDERQKKEFGQEMLILSQVNHKNIVKLVGCCLEVEIPMLVYEFISNGTLFELIHGKNKALQISFNTLLRIVHEAAEGLSFLHSYASPPIIHGDVKTANILLDGNYAAKVSDFGASVLAPSDEDQYVTMVQGTCGYLDPEYMQTCQLTDKSDVYSFGVIVLEVLTGQMPLKLDGPETQKSLSSSFLVAMKQNNLDAVLPSHLKGQESAELIRGLAELAKQCLDMCGTNRPSMKEVADELGRLRKLSLHPWAQLEAERESSQSLLGGTPPANFETIEDYTSGYPTQEGEILPMNPGSQYYAR